One genomic region from Zalophus californianus isolate mZalCal1 chromosome 12, mZalCal1.pri.v2, whole genome shotgun sequence encodes:
- the UPP1 gene encoding uridine phosphorylase 1 isoform X2 yields the protein MSPSSASARLAGSDSNHRRRKPTGKSKREMEHKEKRIRCRKWILNDCLLEQYWVSRYFGLKPGSVVITRQAVDASFEPVFEQVVLGKRVVQRTHLDEELAQELMQCALDLLEFPTVIGNTMCTSDFYEGQGRLDGALCSYTEKDKQKYLQAAHSAGICNIEMESSVLAAICGACSIPVAVVCVTLLNRLEGDQVSSPHEVLVEYQQRPQRLVSHFIKKRLAAAQNPLNL from the exons ATGTCACCGTCATCCGCATCGGCACGTCTGGCGGGATCG GATTCGAACCACCGTAGGAGAAAACCGACAGGAAAAtcaaagagagagatggaacacaaaG AAAAAAGAATTCGATGCAGAAAATGGATCCTTAACGATTGCCTTTTAGAACAGTACTGGGTGTCCCGGTATTTTG GTCTGAAGCCTGGCTCTGTGGTCATTACCCGGCAGGCGGTGGATGCCTCCTTCGAGCCGGTGTTCGAGCAGGTGGTCCTGGGGAAGCGGGTGGTTCAGAGGACGCACCTGGATGAGGAGCTCGCGCAGGAGCTGATGCAGTGTGCTTTGGATCTGCTGGAGTTCCCCACGGTCATAGGGAACACCATGTGCACCTCAGACTTCTATGAAG GGCAAGGCCGTCTGGACGGCGCCCTCTGCTCCTACacagagaaggacaagcagaagTACTTGCAGGCAGCCCACTCGGCTGGCATCTGCAACATCGAGATGGAGTCTTCGGTCTTGGCAGCCATATGTGGTGCATGTAGCATCCCAG TGGCCGTGGTGTGTGTCACTCTGCTCAACCGCCTGGAGGGGGACCAGGTCAGCAGCCCCCACGAGGTGCTGGTCGAGTACCAGCAACGGCCACAACGCCTGGTGAGCCACTTCATCAAGAAGCGCCTCGCGGCCGCCCAAAACCCCCTGAACCTCTAA
- the UPP1 gene encoding uridine phosphorylase 1 isoform X1, with amino-acid sequence MASSGSQTKKHDNHSDHLVQPTNPNVAAMQEDVLYHFSLSTSTHDFPAMFGDVKFVCVGGSPTRMEAFAKYMAKELGLDHPGAEYPNICRGTDRYAMFKVGPVLSVSHGIGIPSTSIMLHELIKLLYHAHCSDVTVIRIGTSGGIGLKPGSVVITRQAVDASFEPVFEQVVLGKRVVQRTHLDEELAQELMQCALDLLEFPTVIGNTMCTSDFYEGQGRLDGALCSYTEKDKQKYLQAAHSAGICNIEMESSVLAAICGACSIPVAVVCVTLLNRLEGDQVSSPHEVLVEYQQRPQRLVSHFIKKRLAAAQNPLNL; translated from the exons ATGGCTTCCTCGGGGTCCCAAACAAAGAAACATGATAATCACAG TGACCACCTTGTACAACCCACCAACCCAAATGTAGCAGCGATGCAAGAAGATGTCCTCTACCATTTCAGTCTCAGCACCAGCACGCATGATTTCCCTGCGATGTTCGGAGATGTGAAG TTCGTGTGTGTCGGGGGAAGCCCTACCCGGATGGAGGCCTTCGCCAAATACATGGCCAAGGAGCTGGGCCTTGACCACCCAGGTGCAGAGTATCCCAACATCTGCAGGGGGACCGACCGCTACGCCATGTTCAAAGTGGGCCCCGTGCTGTCTGTCAGC CACGGCATAGGCATCCCCTCCACCTCCATCATGCTGCACGAGCTCATCAAGCTGCTCTACCACGCCCACTGCTCGGATGTCACCGTCATCCGCATCGGCACGTCTGGCGGGATCG GTCTGAAGCCTGGCTCTGTGGTCATTACCCGGCAGGCGGTGGATGCCTCCTTCGAGCCGGTGTTCGAGCAGGTGGTCCTGGGGAAGCGGGTGGTTCAGAGGACGCACCTGGATGAGGAGCTCGCGCAGGAGCTGATGCAGTGTGCTTTGGATCTGCTGGAGTTCCCCACGGTCATAGGGAACACCATGTGCACCTCAGACTTCTATGAAG GGCAAGGCCGTCTGGACGGCGCCCTCTGCTCCTACacagagaaggacaagcagaagTACTTGCAGGCAGCCCACTCGGCTGGCATCTGCAACATCGAGATGGAGTCTTCGGTCTTGGCAGCCATATGTGGTGCATGTAGCATCCCAG TGGCCGTGGTGTGTGTCACTCTGCTCAACCGCCTGGAGGGGGACCAGGTCAGCAGCCCCCACGAGGTGCTGGTCGAGTACCAGCAACGGCCACAACGCCTGGTGAGCCACTTCATCAAGAAGCGCCTCGCGGCCGCCCAAAACCCCCTGAACCTCTAA